The following coding sequences lie in one Peribacillus frigoritolerans genomic window:
- a CDS encoding SET domain-containing protein: MIEVKTSTLSDGEFNRGVFATRDIKKGELLHEAPVIAYPNEEHVFIEKTLLADYAFEYGINHTAMLLGYGMLFNHSYTPNATYDINFKNHTFDFFAYTDIKAGEEILINYNGEVDNEDPLWFNKENDGEDEAE, from the coding sequence ATGATTGAAGTTAAAACTTCCACACTCAGTGATGGTGAGTTCAATAGAGGCGTATTCGCAACACGAGATATTAAAAAAGGTGAGCTTTTACATGAGGCACCTGTCATTGCATATCCAAACGAGGAGCATGTTTTCATAGAGAAGACATTGCTGGCTGATTATGCGTTTGAATATGGTATAAACCATACTGCCATGCTTTTAGGCTATGGCATGCTGTTTAATCATTCTTATACACCCAACGCTACGTATGACATAAACTTCAAGAATCATACGTTTGATTTCTTTGCTTACACCGACATAAAAGCAGGAGAAGAAATCCTGATTAATTATAATGGTGAAGTCGATAATGAAGATCCGCTTTGGTTCAATAAAGAAAATGACGGTGAAGATGAAGCTGAATGA
- a CDS encoding cell wall hydrolase, which yields MAVVKHTDADIALLARLLRAEGEGEGDQGMLMIGNVGINRIRSNCFDFKGLRTIPDMIYQEHAFEAVQKGYFYQRARDREKRLARRSVNGERIWPSKFSLWYFRPPGDCPATWYNQPLVGRFKLHCFYEPTGTECPNIYNTF from the coding sequence ATGGCCGTTGTAAAGCACACTGATGCCGATATAGCCTTATTGGCAAGATTGCTTAGGGCGGAAGGCGAGGGCGAAGGTGATCAGGGCATGTTGATGATCGGTAATGTAGGGATCAATCGGATTAGGTCGAATTGTTTCGATTTCAAAGGGCTGAGGACGATTCCAGACATGATTTATCAGGAGCATGCCTTTGAAGCTGTACAGAAGGGGTATTTTTATCAGCGGGCAAGGGACAGGGAAAAAAGACTTGCACGCCGCAGTGTAAATGGTGAAAGGATATGGCCCTCGAAATTTAGCCTATGGTACTTCAGGCCACCGGGAGATTGTCCGGCAACCTGGTATAATCAGCCCCTGGTTGGACGTTTCAAGCTTCATTGCTTTTATGAACCAACAGGTACAGAATGTCCAAATATTTATAATACATTTTAA
- a CDS encoding peptidylprolyl isomerase, translated as MAKKGYILMANGEKIEFDLFPNEAPNTVANFENLANTGFYNGVVFHRVIPGFVSQGGDPTGTGAGGSGTQIKCETEGNPHKHEAGSLSMAHAGKDTGSSQFFIVHEPQPHLNGVHTVFGKVTSGLETAKAMKNGDKMEKVEVFDAE; from the coding sequence ATGGCTAAAAAAGGATACATACTTATGGCAAATGGGGAAAAAATCGAATTCGACCTTTTCCCGAACGAAGCACCGAACACAGTGGCTAACTTCGAAAACTTGGCAAACACAGGATTTTATAATGGGGTAGTCTTTCACCGTGTAATCCCTGGTTTCGTAAGCCAAGGCGGAGATCCAACAGGTACAGGTGCAGGCGGAAGCGGCACACAAATCAAATGTGAAACAGAAGGAAACCCTCATAAACATGAGGCAGGTAGCCTATCTATGGCACATGCTGGAAAAGACACAGGCTCAAGCCAATTCTTTATCGTGCATGAACCACAACCGCATCTTAACGGTGTTCACACAGTATTCGGTAAAGTGACATCTGGACTTGAAACAGCCAAAGCTATGAAAAATGGCGACAAAATGGAAAAAGTCGAAGTTTTTGACGCTGAATGA
- a CDS encoding TrmB family transcriptional regulator: MQDIIQKLQSLGFSQYEAKAYVSLVRQGPTSAYQVSKESGIPRARIYEILNGLQEEGIVLKEEINDSIQYSPLPVDVFLESVQSKWNNTYQSISHTLKQFEKIEPMSDNRVMTLKGEGHILSFCRTLIHKAEKRVVVSLWDEMYGKLEQELKGVAGHCTLKGIAFQVENPLSGIDIHRKTSYVENIGENKWFILSIDGKETIYGPSPETRETAFYTDDPIHINFLENYIWHDILVNRLVKKDEEDAEKWISSERDRFFSL; the protein is encoded by the coding sequence ATGCAAGATATCATTCAAAAACTACAGTCTCTCGGGTTTAGTCAATATGAAGCAAAGGCTTATGTTTCTTTGGTTCGCCAAGGCCCAACCAGTGCCTATCAAGTAAGCAAGGAATCAGGAATTCCAAGGGCCCGCATCTATGAAATATTAAATGGACTGCAAGAAGAAGGAATCGTCTTAAAAGAGGAAATCAATGACTCGATACAATATTCACCGCTGCCAGTCGATGTTTTTTTGGAATCGGTTCAATCAAAATGGAACAATACCTATCAATCCATAAGCCATACACTAAAGCAATTCGAGAAAATCGAACCGATGTCTGACAATCGTGTAATGACGCTTAAGGGTGAAGGGCACATCCTATCCTTCTGCCGTACTTTGATTCACAAAGCCGAGAAAAGGGTGGTGGTTTCCTTATGGGACGAGATGTATGGCAAACTTGAACAAGAGCTAAAAGGGGTCGCTGGGCATTGCACTCTCAAGGGGATTGCATTTCAGGTTGAAAACCCATTATCAGGGATAGATATACATCGCAAAACAAGCTATGTGGAAAATATCGGAGAAAACAAATGGTTCATCTTATCCATCGATGGCAAGGAGACGATTTACGGCCCTTCTCCCGAAACGAGGGAAACGGCGTTTTACACAGATGATCCCATTCATATCAATTTTCTCGAAAATTACATTTGGCATGATATCCTCGTTAACCGCTTGGTTAAAAAGGATGAAGAAGATGCAGAGAAATGGATTTCAAGTGAAAGAGACCGTTTTTTCTCCCTATAA
- a CDS encoding PAS domain-containing sensor histidine kinase: MSKRLINYGQGQMGEQPEDNTEKFKSFMENNPDAISIVDLEGKTLQVNAAFEEFFGWTNDELIGMPFPIIPDFLKESVNELHDQIKAGVQRKGFETVRLRKDGQLIDVSISLFNIRNDENEPCALVFVYRDITNQKLAEAALKESEQRYRSLVEVSPEAIFVHRNGIIEYMNPMGAKMLGMDSVEDIIGKSVFQFVHLESRESVQKRIEIMRDDHQAVGLLEQKFIRLDGQVFYGETLGLPIIYKGQPAIQVFCRDITERKKTEELLCKSNMLSAVGQMAAGIAHEIRNPLTTVKGFLQLLREDPEQKDYLEMMVSEVEKIENLANEFLSLAEPEAKVCEFIQLNDILDSVITLAEFQAILNDVEIIKEYNTDSASVFGEPNQLKQVFTNVVNNAIEAMPNGGKLHIQLNHEGDSAVIRFIDQGCGITNERMKHLGQPFYSTSEKGTGFGLMVSTKIIHEHNGEIHFSSEVGEGTIVDISLPINESSQ; the protein is encoded by the coding sequence ATGAGTAAAAGGCTTATTAATTATGGACAAGGGCAAATGGGGGAACAGCCGGAGGATAATACCGAGAAATTTAAGTCTTTCATGGAGAACAACCCGGACGCCATTTCCATTGTTGATCTGGAAGGAAAGACCCTTCAAGTGAATGCAGCTTTTGAAGAGTTTTTCGGTTGGACGAATGATGAGCTCATAGGCATGCCGTTTCCAATTATTCCTGATTTCTTGAAGGAGTCAGTCAATGAATTGCATGACCAGATTAAGGCAGGGGTACAAAGGAAAGGCTTTGAAACGGTCAGGTTAAGGAAGGATGGCCAGTTAATCGATGTAAGCATTTCCCTGTTCAATATCCGTAATGATGAAAATGAGCCGTGTGCACTCGTTTTCGTTTATCGGGACATCACGAATCAAAAACTTGCTGAAGCTGCCTTGAAGGAAAGTGAGCAAAGGTATCGCAGTTTAGTTGAGGTGTCACCTGAAGCGATTTTTGTACATCGCAATGGGATAATAGAGTATATGAATCCCATGGGGGCAAAAATGCTTGGGATGGATAGTGTGGAAGATATTATCGGTAAATCGGTTTTTCAGTTCGTTCACCTGGAGTCCCGGGAAAGTGTACAAAAAAGAATCGAGATCATGAGGGACGATCATCAGGCGGTTGGTTTACTGGAACAAAAGTTCATTCGACTTGACGGACAAGTATTTTATGGAGAAACACTCGGTCTTCCGATTATATATAAAGGTCAACCGGCCATACAGGTATTTTGCAGGGATATTACGGAGCGTAAAAAGACCGAAGAGCTGCTCTGTAAATCCAATATGTTATCGGCGGTAGGACAGATGGCTGCGGGCATCGCTCATGAAATAAGAAATCCATTAACTACGGTCAAAGGATTTTTACAATTATTAAGGGAAGACCCTGAGCAAAAGGACTATCTTGAAATGATGGTCAGTGAAGTAGAAAAAATCGAAAACCTGGCCAATGAGTTTTTAAGTTTGGCAGAGCCTGAAGCGAAGGTTTGTGAATTCATTCAGCTTAACGATATTTTGGATAGTGTGATTACGTTAGCTGAGTTTCAAGCGATATTGAATGATGTCGAAATCATCAAGGAATATAATACGGATTCGGCATCTGTCTTTGGCGAACCGAATCAGTTAAAACAAGTATTCACGAATGTCGTCAATAATGCTATAGAAGCCATGCCCAATGGCGGCAAACTTCATATACAGTTAAACCATGAAGGTGACTCTGCAGTGATCCGGTTCATTGATCAAGGCTGCGGAATCACAAATGAGCGTATGAAGCATCTAGGCCAGCCTTTTTATAGCACATCTGAAAAAGGAACAGGGTTTGGGCTCATGGTCAGCACTAAAATCATCCATGAGCATAATGGGGAAATTCATTTCAGCAGCGAAGTGGGAGAAGGGACGATTGTAGATATCAGTCTCCCTATCAATGAAAGTTCACAATGA
- a CDS encoding VOC family protein, which produces MKEEDFLAVKRVDHVGVVVKDLEKSIAFYQDVLDLKLKARMTHTNGVIELAFLGYEESDETEIELIQGYSDTLPSEATIHHFAITVDDIEEEYARIKSLDNTELIDEEIVTLPNGYRYFYVYGPEKEWIEFFQR; this is translated from the coding sequence ATGAAGGAGGAAGATTTCTTGGCTGTGAAGAGGGTCGATCACGTTGGCGTTGTTGTAAAAGATCTTGAAAAATCCATCGCCTTTTATCAAGATGTGCTGGATTTAAAATTAAAAGCACGCATGACTCATACTAATGGGGTAATCGAACTGGCATTCCTGGGTTACGAAGAGTCGGACGAAACAGAAATAGAATTGATTCAGGGATATAGCGACACACTGCCATCCGAAGCAACGATCCACCATTTTGCCATTACCGTGGATGATATCGAAGAAGAATATGCCCGGATCAAAAGCTTGGATAACACCGAGCTGATTGATGAAGAGATCGTCACCCTTCCAAATGGTTATCGCTATTTCTACGTATATGGACCGGAAAAAGAGTGGATTGAATTTTTCCAAAGGTAA
- a CDS encoding oxidoreductase produces the protein MIEKWNGEEMADVSGQTIVITGANSGLGFETAFALAGKGAEIILAVRNASKGEKAVDRILSVHPKANVRVMELDLSDLSSIRHFAASFQENYESLSVLINNAGVMIPPYSRTKDGFELQFGSNHLGHFALTGLLLPRILSTPNSRVVTLSSLAAINGYIDFENLNGENGYKPMKYYGQSKLANLLFARELQNKFNQHGATPISVACHPGLSHTNLMSRGSGKPINKFVHFLSKTITQPASMGALPTLYAATEPALTGGEYIGPDGKKSRKGFPRKDEIIDTLYNEETSKRLWDISETLTEVKYRFTESTMPK, from the coding sequence ATGATTGAAAAGTGGAATGGCGAAGAAATGGCAGATGTATCGGGGCAAACCATTGTGATTACTGGTGCAAATAGTGGGCTTGGCTTCGAAACGGCTTTTGCACTGGCCGGTAAGGGGGCAGAGATCATCCTTGCGGTCCGGAATGCTTCAAAGGGTGAAAAGGCGGTCGATAGAATCTTATCGGTCCATCCAAAAGCAAATGTACGAGTAATGGAGCTGGATTTAAGTGATTTGAGCAGCATTCGGCATTTTGCCGCTTCCTTTCAGGAAAACTATGAATCTCTCTCCGTCCTCATCAATAACGCAGGTGTGATGATTCCGCCCTACAGTAGGACGAAGGATGGCTTCGAGCTGCAATTCGGCAGCAATCACCTCGGTCATTTTGCTTTGACAGGCCTCCTTCTTCCGCGTATCCTTTCTACGCCAAACTCGCGTGTGGTCACATTGAGCAGCTTGGCCGCCATCAATGGATATATAGACTTCGAAAATCTAAATGGTGAAAACGGTTATAAACCAATGAAATACTATGGGCAAAGCAAGCTGGCCAATCTACTCTTCGCCCGCGAATTACAGAATAAATTCAACCAGCATGGTGCAACCCCGATCAGTGTTGCCTGTCATCCGGGCCTTTCCCATACTAATCTCATGTCACGCGGTTCTGGCAAACCCATAAATAAATTCGTGCACTTTCTTTCCAAAACCATCACCCAGCCGGCAAGTATGGGAGCATTGCCTACCCTTTATGCCGCAACGGAACCTGCATTGACAGGCGGGGAGTATATCGGACCCGATGGAAAGAAGAGCAGAAAAGGCTTTCCCAGAAAAGACGAGATCATCGATACCTTATATAATGAAGAAACGTCGAAAAGATTATGGGATATTTCAGAAACCTTGACAGAGGTCAAATATCGTTTCACTGAAAGCACGATGCCAAAATGA
- a CDS encoding NADPH:quinone oxidoreductase family protein — MIQQFDALVVNKQDDQFTVNIQQLSLDDLPQGEVLIRVHYSGVNYKDSLAAIPNGNIVSSYPIVPGIDLAGVVVSSEDSRFKEGDEVIATSYGIGVSQSGGYSQFARVPAEWIVPLPDGLTMKEAMIIGTAGFTAALSVLRLEENNLTPEQGSVLVTGATGGVGSFAVSILSKLGYSVEASTGKESEHGYLKKIGAATIVSREDVYDGKLRALGKQKWSGAVDPVGGEPLASVLSQIKYGGAVAVSGLTAGTSLPATVFPFILRGVNLLGIDSVNCPMDTRLKVWHRLATDFKLVHLEQLVQQEITLEELPDVLPTLLKGEARGRTIVKL, encoded by the coding sequence ATGATACAGCAATTTGATGCATTAGTCGTGAACAAGCAAGATGATCAATTCACCGTTAACATTCAGCAGCTTTCACTTGATGATCTACCTCAAGGCGAAGTGCTCATCCGTGTTCATTATTCTGGTGTGAATTATAAAGATAGCCTTGCAGCCATTCCGAATGGTAACATCGTCAGCAGCTATCCGATCGTTCCGGGCATTGATTTGGCTGGTGTTGTCGTTTCATCTGAGGATTCTCGCTTTAAAGAAGGAGACGAAGTCATTGCGACCTCCTACGGGATTGGCGTTTCCCAATCAGGAGGCTATAGTCAGTTTGCCCGTGTTCCTGCAGAGTGGATCGTCCCGCTACCTGATGGCCTTACAATGAAAGAGGCGATGATCATCGGAACGGCCGGTTTCACTGCAGCACTATCGGTTCTGCGATTGGAAGAAAATAACCTCACCCCTGAGCAAGGGAGCGTTCTCGTCACTGGTGCAACTGGCGGGGTCGGCAGTTTCGCTGTCTCGATCCTTTCCAAACTTGGCTATTCCGTTGAGGCGAGTACAGGAAAAGAATCGGAACATGGATATTTGAAGAAAATCGGTGCGGCGACCATTGTATCGCGAGAAGATGTATATGATGGCAAGCTGCGGGCACTGGGCAAGCAGAAGTGGAGCGGGGCGGTAGATCCCGTCGGCGGTGAACCGTTAGCATCGGTCCTTAGCCAAATCAAGTATGGCGGGGCTGTGGCGGTCAGTGGATTGACAGCTGGTACAAGCCTTCCTGCCACCGTCTTTCCTTTCATCCTAAGAGGGGTTAATCTACTTGGGATCGATTCGGTCAATTGCCCGATGGATACAAGATTGAAAGTTTGGCATCGGCTTGCCACCGACTTTAAACTAGTGCATTTGGAACAGCTCGTTCAACAGGAAATTACACTTGAAGAATTGCCTGACGTCCTTCCTACCCTATTAAAAGGGGAAGCAAGAGGCAGAACGATCGTTAAACTATAA
- a CDS encoding DUF1292 domain-containing protein has product MGKIREGEIFTLTDDSDEGHEVEVLGSLDVEGTEYVAVGLLEDIEEDTDEDIDIFFFRVEGEGELLDIESDEEFEKVSLAFEAAFEAKE; this is encoded by the coding sequence ATGGGAAAAATTCGTGAAGGTGAAATTTTCACCCTTACTGATGACAGTGATGAAGGCCATGAAGTTGAGGTTTTAGGTTCATTGGATGTAGAAGGAACGGAATATGTTGCAGTAGGTTTGCTTGAAGATATTGAAGAGGATACAGATGAAGATATCGATATTTTCTTTTTCAGGGTCGAAGGCGAAGGTGAACTGCTCGATATCGAATCGGATGAAGAGTTCGAAAAGGTATCATTGGCGTTTGAAGCGGCATTTGAAGCGAAAGAATGA
- the nagZ gene encoding beta-N-acetylhexosaminidase encodes MKNKKNIYWGLFLIAILAFTVVSIQLNMDVDSRAEKGKEAGADNHESIEKLLKKMTLEEKIGQLMMVGFKGTEKGSEITELIEQKHIGGVIYFDRNMKSPKQVARLSNSLQQMADQSTHSLPLMVAIDQEGGDIIRMKERVSPLPAQQDLGNNASVEDMYKVAKLNGTELGSMGININFAPVLDLSKTDKRSFGQDPEKVYQYGKKAIQGLNDVSITGALKHFPGNGRSEIDPHVETSSVEANQLDLENSDIYPFKQIISELDNQKFFVMVTHIKYPAYDKEKPASLSKIIIEDLLRGKLKYEGLVVTDDLEMGAVNKYFSYEEMGKQAILAGVDLLLVCHEYSHELEVYNGLLQAVKAGEVPMDRINESVKRVLTYKLYNMKQTKADPDQSEKVVKNPESIKFIESLSEDE; translated from the coding sequence ATGAAGAATAAAAAAAATATATATTGGGGCCTTTTCCTCATCGCAATTCTCGCTTTTACAGTGGTGTCCATTCAGTTGAATATGGATGTGGATTCCAGAGCGGAAAAAGGGAAAGAAGCCGGTGCGGATAATCATGAGAGTATAGAAAAATTGCTGAAAAAAATGACGCTTGAAGAAAAAATCGGACAGCTTATGATGGTCGGTTTCAAGGGAACCGAAAAGGGCAGTGAAATTACGGAGCTTATCGAACAAAAACATATAGGGGGCGTCATTTATTTTGACCGTAATATGAAATCCCCTAAACAAGTGGCCAGGTTATCGAATTCGCTTCAGCAAATGGCCGATCAAAGTACCCATTCGCTTCCGTTGATGGTGGCCATCGATCAGGAAGGCGGGGACATCATCAGGATGAAGGAACGGGTATCGCCCCTCCCCGCGCAACAGGATCTTGGAAATAATGCATCCGTTGAAGACATGTACAAGGTGGCCAAATTGAATGGGACAGAACTGGGCTCCATGGGGATTAACATTAATTTCGCCCCGGTTCTTGATCTATCGAAAACGGATAAGCGTTCATTTGGGCAAGATCCGGAAAAGGTGTATCAATACGGAAAGAAAGCCATTCAAGGCTTGAACGATGTATCGATAACTGGTGCATTGAAGCACTTTCCTGGAAACGGACGCAGCGAAATCGATCCGCATGTCGAAACATCATCCGTGGAGGCAAACCAACTTGATCTGGAAAATTCGGATATTTATCCTTTCAAGCAAATCATAAGTGAACTGGATAACCAAAAGTTTTTCGTGATGGTGACCCACATTAAATATCCAGCCTATGATAAAGAAAAACCAGCAAGCCTTTCTAAAATCATCATCGAAGACCTGCTTCGGGGGAAACTCAAATATGAAGGACTTGTCGTTACCGACGATTTGGAAATGGGTGCTGTGAACAAGTATTTCTCCTATGAAGAGATGGGGAAGCAGGCAATCCTTGCAGGAGTTGATTTATTACTTGTCTGTCATGAATATTCCCATGAGCTTGAGGTATATAACGGATTACTGCAAGCAGTAAAAGCAGGGGAAGTTCCAATGGATAGAATAAACGAGTCAGTGAAAAGAGTGCTGACATATAAACTTTACAATATGAAGCAAACGAAAGCTGACCCGGATCAATCGGAAAAAGTCGTGAAAAATCCCGAAAGCATAAAGTTTATCGAAAGCCTGAGCGAGGATGAATAA
- a CDS encoding sulfite exporter TauE/SafE family protein: protein MEDIQISTLLLLMFFGFLAAFIDSVVGGGGLISIPALLFSGLSPSAAIATNKLASSMGSLTSTIAFIRSGKVDFKLVSKLFPLIFIGSLLGAWVVNFVSPELLKPMILVLLIAIAIYTFFKKDWGQKSTYHTLTWQKAALFAFAIFAIGFYDGFLGAGTGSFILFAFLMIGFDFLHSAGNAKFLNFGSNLAALIMFIFLDTVNFSYGIPMGISMIAGALAGSKFAIKKGVAYVRVLFIIVTVILIVKNIMDYLMGG from the coding sequence ATGGAAGATATACAAATTTCAACACTTTTGCTGCTGATGTTTTTCGGATTTTTGGCAGCATTCATTGATTCCGTGGTCGGCGGCGGCGGCCTGATTTCGATACCCGCTTTATTATTTTCAGGACTTTCCCCGTCAGCAGCGATCGCTACAAATAAGTTAGCAAGTTCCATGGGGTCTTTAACAAGCACCATTGCCTTCATTCGCTCAGGTAAGGTTGATTTTAAATTGGTTTCCAAACTTTTCCCATTGATTTTCATAGGTTCCCTGCTAGGGGCTTGGGTTGTCAATTTCGTCTCGCCTGAATTATTAAAGCCAATGATCTTGGTTCTATTAATAGCTATTGCCATTTATACCTTTTTTAAAAAGGACTGGGGCCAGAAATCGACTTACCATACACTCACATGGCAAAAGGCTGCACTATTTGCGTTCGCTATATTTGCCATTGGTTTTTATGATGGCTTTTTGGGCGCTGGAACGGGATCCTTCATTTTGTTTGCCTTTTTAATGATTGGCTTTGATTTTTTGCACTCTGCAGGAAATGCAAAATTTTTGAACTTCGGAAGTAATTTGGCGGCACTGATCATGTTCATATTCCTTGATACCGTCAACTTTTCCTATGGAATTCCAATGGGGATCTCCATGATAGCAGGAGCGTTGGCCGGTTCTAAATTTGCCATTAAGAAAGGAGTGGCATATGTAAGAGTATTATTTATCATCGTAACCGTCATTCTGATCGTGAAAAATATAATGGATTACTTAATGGGCGGCTAA